A genomic segment from Cyanobium sp. NIES-981 encodes:
- the mtnC gene encoding acireductone synthase: MTIPQSGPTVTCQGVSHLLLDIEGTTCPVSFVAEVLFPYAAAQLDSYLEQQGQNPPVLALLEAAREAWTRDADPAAQQLREQPNARVADYLALLIRQDRKLTALKELQGLIWEEGYAEGILQAPLFQDVPSALERWKRQGLTLAVYSSGSVQAQKLLYQHSTAGDLRPLFSHWFDTRNGAKHEPASYRGIAEVMEAAPAQILFISDALAECVAAQQAGLQVVFSLRPGNSARAAAAFPCVEDYTNLLILPGKR, from the coding sequence ATGACCATCCCCCAATCCGGCCCGACAGTGACCTGCCAGGGCGTCAGCCACCTGCTGCTTGACATTGAAGGGACCACCTGCCCGGTGAGTTTTGTGGCCGAGGTGCTGTTCCCCTACGCAGCCGCCCAACTGGACAGCTATCTCGAGCAGCAGGGCCAGAACCCTCCAGTGCTGGCTCTGCTGGAGGCGGCCCGAGAGGCCTGGACCCGGGATGCCGATCCGGCAGCACAGCAGCTGCGAGAACAGCCGAATGCAAGGGTGGCCGACTACCTCGCGCTGCTGATCAGGCAGGACAGAAAACTGACAGCCCTGAAGGAACTTCAGGGATTGATCTGGGAGGAGGGCTATGCCGAAGGCATTCTCCAGGCCCCGCTGTTCCAGGATGTGCCGTCTGCACTGGAACGCTGGAAACGCCAGGGACTGACCCTGGCGGTGTATTCATCTGGGTCTGTGCAAGCCCAGAAGCTGCTGTACCAACACAGCACGGCTGGTGACCTTCGCCCCCTGTTCAGCCACTGGTTCGATACACGCAATGGCGCCAAACACGAACCGGCAAGCTATCGGGGGATCGCAGAGGTGATGGAGGCCGCCCCCGCGCAAATCCTGTTCATCAGCGATGCGCTGGCCGAGTGCGTGGCCGCCCAGCAGGCGGGTCTGCAGGTGGTGTTCAGCCTCCGACCAGGCAACTCAGCCCGGGCAGCTGCCGCCTTCCCCTGCGTGGAGGACTACACCAACCTGCTGATCCTGCCGGGGAAACGATGA
- a CDS encoding glycoside hydrolase 100 family protein: MPPQFSQERLRVRPSSREEAVVARAREHFERTLVRVRGELVGSVAALEHPRKHDEANYGEVFLRDNVPVMLYLLLQGRYEIVRHFLSVCLDLQSTKYQTRGVFPTSFVEEEGQIVADYGQRSIGRITSVDASLWWPVLCWLYVKRSKDVEFATSQRVQRGVQLLLDLVLHPTFEGTPVLFVPDCAFMIDRPMDVWGAPLEVEVLLFGCLRSCCNLMEIAKTSSMSRLLDQRLVLTRQWLHDLRSFLLKHYWVTSKTMQVLRRRPTEQYGDHQHENEFNVQPQVIPPWLQDWLENRGGYLIGNIRTGRPDFRFYSLGNSLACLFGLLTAPQQRALFRLVLHNRGDLMAQMPMRICHPPMEADEWRNKTGSDPKNWPWSYHNGGHWPSLLWFLGGAILLHEQCHPQADVLLMGQMKAMLEECYWSQLNQLPRQQWAEYFDGPTGTWVGQQARTYQTWTIVGFLLLHHLLRMKPEDVTLLDLDPDPASGLLHS, from the coding sequence ATGCCCCCCCAATTCAGCCAGGAGCGCCTGCGCGTCAGGCCCAGTTCCCGCGAGGAGGCTGTGGTGGCCAGGGCCCGCGAGCACTTCGAGCGCACCCTGGTGCGGGTGCGAGGCGAACTGGTGGGCTCCGTAGCCGCCCTGGAACATCCGCGCAAACACGACGAGGCCAATTACGGCGAGGTGTTCCTGCGCGACAACGTGCCGGTGATGCTCTACCTGCTGCTGCAGGGGCGCTACGAGATCGTGCGCCACTTCCTGAGCGTGTGCCTGGATCTGCAGAGCACCAAGTACCAGACCCGCGGCGTGTTCCCCACCAGCTTCGTGGAAGAGGAGGGCCAGATCGTGGCCGACTACGGCCAGCGCTCGATCGGCCGCATCACCTCCGTGGACGCCAGCCTCTGGTGGCCGGTGCTCTGCTGGCTCTACGTGAAGCGCAGCAAGGACGTGGAGTTCGCCACCAGCCAGCGGGTGCAGCGGGGCGTGCAGCTGCTGCTGGATCTGGTGCTGCATCCCACCTTCGAAGGCACGCCGGTGCTGTTCGTGCCGGACTGCGCCTTCATGATTGACCGTCCCATGGATGTGTGGGGCGCCCCCCTGGAGGTGGAGGTGCTGCTGTTCGGCTGTCTGCGCAGCTGCTGCAACCTGATGGAGATCGCCAAGACCAGCTCGATGAGCCGGCTGCTGGATCAGCGGCTGGTGCTGACGCGGCAGTGGCTCCATGACCTGCGCTCCTTCCTGCTGAAGCACTACTGGGTGACCAGCAAGACCATGCAGGTGCTGCGCCGGCGGCCCACCGAGCAGTACGGCGACCACCAGCACGAGAACGAATTCAACGTGCAGCCCCAGGTGATCCCCCCCTGGCTGCAGGACTGGCTGGAAAACCGCGGCGGCTACCTGATCGGCAACATCCGCACCGGCCGGCCGGATTTCCGCTTCTACAGCCTCGGCAACTCCCTGGCCTGCCTGTTCGGCCTGCTCACCGCGCCGCAGCAGCGGGCCCTGTTCCGGCTGGTGCTCCACAACCGGGGTGACCTGATGGCCCAGATGCCGATGCGCATCTGCCATCCACCGATGGAGGCCGATGAGTGGCGCAACAAGACGGGGTCCGATCCCAAGAACTGGCCCTGGAGCTACCACAACGGCGGCCACTGGCCGAGCCTGCTCTGGTTCCTGGGGGGGGCCATCCTGCTGCACGAGCAGTGCCATCCCCAGGCGGACGTGCTGCTGATGGGCCAGATGAAGGCCATGCTGGAGGAGTGCTACTGGAGCCAGCTCAACCAGCTGCCCAGGCAGCAGTGGGCCGAGTATTTCGACGGCCCCACCGGCACCTGGGTGGGGCAGCAGGCGCGCACCTACCAGACCTGGACGATCGTGGGCTTTCTGCTGCTGCACCACCTGCTGCGGATGAAGCCCGAAGACGTGACCCTGCTGGATCTCGACCCCGATCCCGCCTCAGGCCTGCTCCACTCCTGA
- the petD gene encoding cytochrome b6-f complex subunit IV: MHILKKPDLTDPALRAKLAKGMGHNYYGEPAWPNDLLYMFPVVILGTIGCIVGLAVLDPAMLGDKADPFATPLEILPEWYLYPVFQILRVVPNKLLGIALQTMIPLGLMLVPFIESFNKFQNPFRRPVAMAVFLFGTVFTIYLGIGAALPIDKSLTLGLF, from the coding sequence ATGCACATCCTCAAGAAGCCTGACCTCACCGACCCCGCTCTCCGCGCCAAGCTGGCCAAGGGCATGGGCCACAACTATTACGGCGAGCCCGCCTGGCCCAACGACCTGCTCTACATGTTCCCGGTGGTGATCCTGGGCACCATCGGCTGCATCGTCGGCCTGGCCGTGCTTGATCCCGCCATGCTGGGCGACAAGGCCGATCCCTTCGCCACGCCTCTGGAAATCCTGCCCGAGTGGTACCTCTACCCGGTGTTCCAGATCCTGCGGGTGGTGCCCAACAAGCTCCTGGGCATCGCCCTGCAGACCATGATCCCGCTGGGGCTGATGCTGGTTCCCTTCATCGAGAGCTTCAACAAGTTCCAGAACCCCTTCCGCCGTCCCGTGGCCATGGCCGTGTTCCTGTTCGGAACGGTGTTCACCATTTACCTCGGGATCGGGGCTGCTCTGCCGATCGACAAGTCGCTGACCCTGGGTCTGTTCTGA
- the petB gene encoding cytochrome b6 has translation MANTPAGKSSPVYDWFEERLEIQAIADDISAKYVPPHVNIFYCLGGITLVCFLIQFATGFAMTFYYKPTVAEAYASVQYLMTDVSFGWLIRSVHRWSASMMVLMLILHVFRVYLTGGFKRPRELTWVTGVTMAVITVSFGVTGYSLPWDQVGYWAVKIVSGVPAAVPVVGDFMVELLRGGESVGQATLTRFYSLHTFVMPWLLAVFMLMHFLMIRKQGISGPL, from the coding sequence ATGGCGAACACTCCTGCTGGAAAGTCGTCCCCGGTCTACGACTGGTTCGAGGAGCGTCTCGAGATCCAGGCGATTGCCGACGACATCTCGGCCAAGTACGTGCCGCCCCACGTCAACATCTTCTATTGCCTGGGCGGGATCACCCTGGTGTGCTTCCTGATCCAGTTCGCGACGGGCTTCGCGATGACGTTCTATTACAAGCCCACCGTGGCCGAGGCCTACGCCTCGGTGCAGTACCTGATGACCGACGTGAGCTTCGGCTGGCTGATCCGCTCGGTGCACCGCTGGAGCGCCTCGATGATGGTGCTGATGCTGATCCTGCACGTGTTCCGCGTGTATCTCACCGGCGGCTTCAAGCGGCCCCGGGAGCTCACCTGGGTCACCGGCGTCACCATGGCCGTCATCACCGTGTCGTTCGGCGTCACCGGCTACTCCCTCCCCTGGGACCAGGTGGGCTACTGGGCTGTGAAGATCGTGAGTGGCGTTCCTGCTGCCGTGCCGGTGGTGGGTGATTTCATGGTGGAACTGCTGCGCGGCGGTGAGTCCGTGGGCCAGGCCACCCTCACCCGCTTCTACAGCCTCCACACCTTCGTGATGCCCTGGCTGCTGGCGGTGTTCATGCTCATGCACTTCCTGATGATCCGGAAGCAGGGCATCTCCGGCCCCTTGTGA
- the ctpZ gene encoding carboxyl-terminal processing protease CtpZ has translation MSTERPWLRPSPLPCRPRWASALRAALALGVVLLLAAAPVRALSDAQQLVVEAWRLVNQSYVDPQRFEAVHWRRLRQKALERPISSSDDAYTAIEAMLAPIGDPYTRLLRPDDYANLRSSTQGSVNGVGLQIGLRDGDQRVVVIAPLDDSPAAEAGLTSGTELLAVDGEPTPALGLEGTAAALRGSTGSQVLVTVARSGQPEEVVLERRQVNLRPVRSRRLRLEGHTVGYLRITQFAEPVPEQVHQALTDLVDQGIEGLLLDLRNNSGGLVSAGLAVADQLLDRQPIVETQDRDGLSSPVQAGAGQLYDGPMLTLVNGGTASASEILAGALQDNGRSALAGSRTFGKGLIQSLLPLSDSSGLAVTVARYVTPSGRDIQNQGIEPDHPLPAPEPLNPGGDNDAWLQEASDLLLEQIGASDGP, from the coding sequence GTGAGCACCGAACGCCCGTGGTTGCGGCCATCCCCGCTCCCCTGCCGGCCCCGATGGGCCAGCGCCCTCAGGGCTGCCCTGGCCCTCGGGGTGGTGCTGCTGCTGGCGGCAGCCCCGGTGCGGGCCCTCAGCGATGCGCAGCAGCTCGTGGTGGAGGCGTGGCGCCTGGTGAACCAGAGCTACGTGGATCCCCAGCGCTTCGAAGCCGTGCACTGGCGCAGGCTGCGCCAGAAGGCGCTGGAACGGCCGATCTCCAGCTCCGACGACGCCTACACGGCCATCGAGGCCATGCTCGCGCCGATCGGCGACCCCTACACGCGGCTGCTGCGGCCGGATGACTACGCCAACCTGCGTTCCAGCACCCAGGGCAGCGTCAACGGCGTGGGCCTGCAGATCGGCCTGCGCGACGGCGACCAGCGCGTGGTGGTGATCGCCCCGCTGGACGACTCACCAGCGGCCGAGGCGGGCCTGACCAGCGGAACGGAGCTGCTGGCGGTGGACGGCGAACCCACGCCAGCCCTGGGCCTCGAGGGCACGGCCGCGGCCCTGCGGGGCAGCACCGGCAGCCAGGTGCTGGTGACGGTGGCCCGCTCCGGCCAGCCCGAGGAGGTGGTGCTGGAGCGGAGGCAGGTGAACCTGCGCCCCGTGCGCAGCCGGCGGCTGCGGCTCGAGGGCCACACCGTGGGCTACCTGCGGATCACCCAGTTCGCCGAGCCGGTGCCCGAGCAGGTGCATCAGGCCCTCACCGACCTGGTGGACCAGGGTATCGAAGGCCTGCTGCTCGATCTGCGCAACAACTCGGGGGGCCTGGTGAGCGCCGGGCTGGCGGTGGCCGACCAGCTGCTCGACCGCCAGCCGATCGTCGAGACCCAGGACCGCGATGGCCTGAGCTCGCCCGTGCAGGCGGGTGCCGGCCAGCTCTACGACGGACCGATGCTGACCCTGGTGAACGGCGGTACGGCCAGCGCCAGCGAGATCCTCGCCGGTGCCCTGCAGGACAACGGCCGCAGTGCGCTGGCGGGCAGCCGCACCTTCGGCAAGGGCCTGATCCAGAGCCTGCTGCCCCTCAGCGACAGCAGCGGATTGGCGGTGACCGTGGCCCGCTACGTGACCCCCAGCGGCCGGGATATCCAGAATCAGGGCATCGAGCCTGACCATCCCCTGCCCGCGCCCGAGCCGCTCAACCCAGGCGGCGACAACGATGCCTGGCTGCAGGAGGCGTCGGATCTGCTGCTGGAGCAGATCGGGGCCAGCGACGGGCCATGA
- a CDS encoding HD domain-containing protein, producing the protein MSSRVYHDPLHGAIRLSRQQPAEALAIALIDTPPFQRLRRIRQLGPAFLTFHGAEFSRFTHSLGVLHLARLALHDLETLHPQLAEHRGVLYAAALLHDVGHGPLSHAGEEMYGLRHEAWSGRLVRDHPALRDLLERHAQGSADAVADLLEHGRYPCAAIKALVSSQLDCDRLDYLLRDSYSTGTSYGRLDLERILAALTLAPDGSLAVHPRGLMAVEHYLVVRNLMYRSVYNHRLNVVCNWLLRRVISVARQLGPGAVWADRVMGRWLWEPAQLDLSTYLANDDVRTGYHLERWMEDGPAELAEPCGRLLERRLLKATDVSGLTRERRLELLAEARRLAGVEGFDPDGCCALEQRQSRGYDPYAGGLRLWDGQQLQALEQRSVMVRSLSEPTELAWLIHPGEVAPRLRRLLQA; encoded by the coding sequence ATGAGCAGCCGCGTCTACCACGACCCGCTGCACGGCGCGATCCGCCTGAGCCGCCAGCAGCCCGCCGAAGCCCTGGCGATCGCCCTGATCGACACGCCCCCCTTCCAGCGCCTGCGCCGGATCCGGCAGCTTGGGCCGGCCTTTCTCACCTTTCACGGCGCCGAATTCAGCCGTTTCACCCATTCCCTGGGCGTGCTGCACCTGGCGCGGCTGGCCCTTCACGACCTGGAGACCCTGCATCCCCAGCTGGCAGAGCACCGGGGGGTGCTCTACGCCGCTGCCCTGCTGCACGATGTGGGCCATGGCCCCCTGAGCCACGCGGGGGAGGAGATGTACGGCCTGCGCCACGAGGCCTGGTCAGGTCGCCTGGTGCGCGATCATCCCGCCCTGCGCGACCTGCTCGAACGCCATGCGCAAGGCTCTGCCGATGCCGTGGCCGATCTGCTGGAACACGGCCGCTATCCCTGCGCGGCCATCAAGGCGCTGGTGAGCAGCCAGCTGGACTGCGACCGGCTCGACTACCTGCTGCGCGACAGCTACAGCACCGGCACCAGCTACGGCCGGCTCGATCTGGAGCGGATCCTGGCCGCCCTGACCCTGGCCCCCGATGGCAGCCTGGCGGTGCATCCCAGGGGGCTGATGGCGGTGGAGCACTACCTGGTGGTGCGCAACCTGATGTACCGCAGCGTGTACAACCATCGGCTCAATGTGGTGTGCAACTGGCTGCTGCGCCGGGTGATCAGCGTGGCGCGTCAGCTGGGCCCCGGCGCGGTGTGGGCCGATCGGGTGATGGGCCGCTGGCTCTGGGAGCCCGCCCAGCTGGATCTGAGCACCTATCTGGCCAACGACGACGTCCGCACCGGCTATCACCTCGAGCGCTGGATGGAGGACGGGCCCGCGGAACTGGCCGAGCCCTGCGGCCGGCTGCTGGAGCGCAGGCTGCTGAAGGCCACCGATGTGAGCGGCCTGACCCGGGAACGCCGTCTGGAGCTGCTGGCCGAGGCCAGGCGGCTGGCCGGCGTCGAGGGCTTCGATCCCGATGGTTGCTGTGCCCTCGAGCAACGTCAGAGCCGGGGCTACGACCCCTATGCCGGCGGACTCCGCCTCTGGGATGGGCAGCAGCTGCAGGCCCTGGAGCAACGCTCCGTGATGGTGCGCAGCCTCAGCGAGCCCACGGAGCTGGCCTGGCTGATTCATCCCGGCGAAGTGGCCCCTAGGTTGCGGCGGTTGCTGCAGGCCTGA
- the minC gene encoding septum site-determining protein MinC has product MTATPLSALFLSSGADGAPHQLVLPRPGGGQGAAELVAAALASARLLNNLPAAGAVDLHAGDWWLPVGELRAMATALAEAGLTLQGLLSSNRRSLVAGAALGLESRLLLAPCTGVEAGGGSPPTLTLHRGTLRSGDHLQSEGSLLLLGDVNPGARVTASGHVLVWGRLRGTAHAGCRGDSQALIVALQLQPLQLRIADAVARGPKGTPPAGLAEQASLVDGAIRLEPAPPQWPLSA; this is encoded by the coding sequence ATGACCGCGACGCCGCTCAGCGCCCTGTTCCTCTCCTCCGGTGCGGACGGCGCCCCTCACCAGCTCGTGCTCCCCCGACCCGGCGGCGGCCAGGGCGCCGCCGAGCTGGTGGCCGCCGCCCTGGCGAGCGCGCGCCTGCTGAACAACCTCCCGGCGGCGGGGGCCGTGGACCTGCACGCCGGCGACTGGTGGCTGCCGGTGGGGGAGCTGAGGGCCATGGCCACAGCGCTGGCGGAGGCTGGCCTCACCCTGCAGGGCCTCCTGAGCAGCAACCGGCGCTCCCTGGTGGCCGGCGCGGCGCTGGGCCTGGAGTCGCGGCTCCTGCTCGCCCCGTGCACGGGTGTGGAGGCGGGTGGGGGATCGCCGCCGACCCTGACCCTGCACCGCGGCACCCTCCGCTCCGGCGACCATCTCCAGAGCGAAGGATCGCTGCTGCTGCTGGGGGATGTGAATCCAGGCGCCCGGGTCACCGCCAGCGGCCACGTGCTGGTGTGGGGCCGGTTGCGGGGCACGGCCCATGCCGGCTGCCGGGGCGACAGCCAGGCCCTGATCGTGGCCCTGCAGCTGCAGCCCCTGCAGCTGCGGATCGCCGATGCCGTGGCCCGCGGGCCCAAGGGCACGCCACCGGCAGGACTGGCCGAGCAGGCCAGCCTGGTGGATGGGGCCATCCGGCTCGAGCCGGCGCCACCGCAGTGGCCCCTCAGCGCCTGA
- the minD gene encoding septum site-determining protein MinD, whose translation MPAASTRFILICSGKGGVGKTTLTANLGIALAKQGARTAVLDADFGLRNLDLLLGLENRIVYTAQDVLAESCRLEQALVKHKQEPNLALLPAGNPRMLEWLKPEDMQKIAALVGESFDYVLIDAPAGIEGGFRNAMAAAREAIVVTTPEVSAVRDADRVIGLLNTEGVKPIQLVLNRVRPKMMANQEMLAVDDVTDILALPLLGLVLEDEQVIVSTNRGEPLTLSDIQSPASRAYTNVARRLRGEVVPLIDPSKERQGLRAKIGRLMQTKIF comes from the coding sequence GTGCCAGCCGCGTCCACCCGCTTCATTCTGATCTGCTCCGGCAAAGGGGGCGTGGGCAAGACCACGCTCACCGCCAATCTGGGCATCGCCCTGGCCAAGCAGGGGGCACGCACCGCGGTGCTGGATGCCGATTTCGGTCTGCGCAACCTCGACCTGCTGCTGGGGCTGGAGAACCGCATCGTCTACACCGCCCAGGACGTGCTGGCCGAGTCCTGCCGCCTGGAGCAGGCCCTGGTGAAGCACAAGCAGGAACCGAACCTGGCCCTGCTGCCTGCCGGCAACCCCCGCATGCTCGAGTGGCTGAAGCCGGAAGACATGCAGAAGATCGCCGCGCTGGTGGGCGAGAGCTTCGACTACGTGCTGATCGACGCGCCGGCCGGCATCGAAGGCGGCTTCCGCAATGCCATGGCCGCGGCCCGCGAGGCGATCGTGGTCACCACACCCGAGGTGTCCGCCGTGCGGGACGCCGACCGGGTGATCGGACTGCTCAACACCGAGGGGGTGAAACCGATCCAGCTGGTGCTCAACCGGGTGCGGCCGAAGATGATGGCCAACCAGGAGATGCTGGCCGTCGACGACGTGACGGACATCCTGGCCCTTCCCTTGCTGGGGCTGGTGCTGGAGGACGAGCAGGTGATCGTGTCCACCAACCGCGGCGAACCCCTCACCCTCAGCGACATCCAGTCCCCTGCCAGCAGGGCCTACACCAACGTGGCCCGCCGCCTGCGCGGTGAGGTGGTGCCGCTGATCGATCCCTCCAAGGAGCGCCAGGGACTGCGGGCCAAGATCGGCCGCCTGATGCAAACCAAGATCTTCTGA
- the minE gene encoding cell division topological specificity factor MinE: protein MTLRDLINKLLGREPASATTAKQRLQLVLAHDRSDLNPELLQQMRREILEVVSRYVEIDLEEGDVSLETEDRVTALVANLPIKGTRPLVSGTPAAGSSAAAPGKLP from the coding sequence ATGACGCTGCGCGATCTGATCAACAAGCTGCTGGGACGGGAGCCCGCCAGTGCCACCACCGCCAAGCAGCGCCTGCAGCTGGTGCTGGCCCACGACCGCAGCGATCTCAATCCCGAGCTGCTCCAGCAGATGCGCCGGGAAATCCTCGAGGTGGTGAGCCGCTACGTGGAGATCGATCTCGAGGAGGGGGATGTGAGCCTGGAGACGGAAGATCGGGTGACCGCGCTGGTGGCCAACCTGCCGATCAAGGGCACGCGACCCCTGGTGTCGGGAACGCCCGCCGCCGGCAGTTCGGCAGCGGCCCCCGGCAAGCTCCCCTGA
- a CDS encoding response regulator transcription factor: MAQPGPAFPGPSPAFSPGVSAAGTPPVATPAEARVLGLVCRGHSNRDIATALVVSVRTVESHISSLLAKTGCRNRTQLLIWALSAE; this comes from the coding sequence ATGGCCCAGCCCGGCCCCGCCTTCCCCGGCCCCAGTCCCGCCTTCAGCCCGGGTGTCTCGGCGGCGGGCACCCCCCCGGTGGCCACCCCGGCCGAAGCCCGGGTGCTGGGTCTGGTGTGCCGAGGCCACAGCAACCGCGACATCGCCACGGCTCTGGTGGTGAGCGTGCGCACCGTGGAGAGTCACATCTCCAGCCTGCTGGCCAAGACCGGTTGCCGGAACCGCACCCAGCTGCTGATCTGGGCCCTGTCCGCCGAGTAA
- a CDS encoding glycoside hydrolase family 10 protein, protein MRRRLRLLAALFAVLTWGVTLLGHGGPSALAQQAAPELRGVWLTANDMPVLRDRERMRAAVADLAALRFNTLYPVVWNGGIAYYPSQVVEDRQLQHFTYRGLQGQDVLGELIAEGRRQGLLVIPWFEFGFMAPKDSALARRHPDWLTRQRDGGLTSISAAGEVAWLNPFRPEVQQLITDLVLEVVGRYGADGIQFDDHMSLPREFGYDPFTVALYRRETGKAPPANPADGAWVKWRADKITAFMDRLSKKVRAANPDAVISVSPNYYNFAYKLQLQDWLAWVRKGIADELLVQIYRPDLPSYLPHLVRPEVKEARAKIPTAIAIMSGQRNRPTAIDLLEEKVRANRAQGLGVAFFYFESLWNLGPESPDQRQAALGRWFAAPAPRRSPAAPSVPQVQPSRGPAAAPPSPPPPLPTPAVGL, encoded by the coding sequence TTGCGTCGTCGTCTTCGTCTGCTGGCTGCGTTGTTCGCGGTGCTCACCTGGGGGGTGACCCTGCTGGGGCATGGCGGCCCCAGCGCCCTGGCCCAGCAGGCCGCGCCTGAGCTGCGCGGGGTGTGGCTCACCGCCAACGACATGCCGGTGCTCAGGGATCGCGAGCGGATGCGGGCCGCCGTGGCCGATCTCGCCGCCCTGCGGTTCAACACCCTCTACCCGGTGGTGTGGAACGGTGGAATCGCCTATTACCCAAGCCAGGTGGTGGAGGACCGCCAGCTGCAGCACTTCACCTACCGGGGGCTGCAGGGCCAGGACGTGCTGGGTGAACTGATCGCGGAGGGGCGCAGGCAGGGGCTGCTGGTGATCCCCTGGTTTGAGTTCGGCTTCATGGCTCCCAAGGATTCAGCCCTGGCCCGGCGTCACCCGGACTGGCTGACCCGCCAGCGCGATGGCGGGCTCACCTCGATCAGCGCCGCTGGGGAAGTGGCCTGGCTCAATCCTTTCCGCCCCGAGGTGCAGCAGCTGATCACCGATCTGGTGCTGGAGGTGGTGGGCCGCTACGGCGCCGACGGGATCCAGTTCGACGACCACATGAGCCTGCCCCGGGAATTCGGTTACGACCCCTTCACCGTGGCGCTGTACCGCCGCGAAACGGGCAAGGCGCCCCCGGCCAACCCAGCAGACGGCGCCTGGGTGAAGTGGCGGGCTGACAAGATCACGGCCTTCATGGACCGGCTCAGCAAGAAGGTGCGGGCTGCCAACCCCGATGCCGTGATTTCGGTCTCGCCCAATTACTACAACTTCGCCTACAAACTCCAGCTTCAGGATTGGCTCGCCTGGGTCCGCAAGGGGATCGCCGATGAGTTGCTGGTGCAGATCTACCGTCCTGATCTGCCGAGTTATCTGCCCCACCTGGTGCGGCCGGAGGTGAAGGAGGCGCGCGCGAAGATTCCCACGGCTATCGCGATCATGAGCGGGCAACGCAACCGACCGACCGCCATCGACCTGCTGGAGGAGAAGGTGAGGGCCAACCGGGCCCAGGGTCTGGGCGTGGCGTTCTTCTATTTCGAGAGCCTCTGGAATCTGGGCCCCGAATCGCCGGATCAGCGCCAGGCGGCCCTGGGCCGCTGGTTTGCGGCTCCGGCACCGCGCCGGAGTCCGGCCGCGCCCAGCGTCCCCCAGGTTCAGCCTTCGCGGGGCCCTGCCGCCGCTCCTCCTTCGCCCCCGCCCCCGCTCCCCACACCGGCGGTCGGGCTCTGA
- a CDS encoding L-threonylcarbamoyladenylate synthase, whose translation MTVDPLSPQICTPPQLAERLRGGEAALLPTDTLPALAACPEHAGQIWGLKSRPAGKPLILMGAELEQLLPLLGEPWRPEWQTMAGQGWPGALTLVLPASGPVVEALNPGSNTLGLRVPACAQTRALLRLSGPLATTSANPSGRPPATTAAEAAACFPHLPLLGPLPWPQAAGVASTVLAWSASGAWQVLRAGAVMPPGIAP comes from the coding sequence GTGACCGTTGACCCCCTGTCGCCCCAGATCTGCACCCCGCCCCAGCTGGCGGAACGGCTGCGCGGGGGGGAGGCTGCCCTCCTCCCCACGGACACCCTGCCGGCCCTGGCCGCCTGTCCGGAGCATGCCGGCCAGATCTGGGGCCTCAAGAGCCGGCCGGCCGGGAAGCCCCTGATCCTGATGGGCGCCGAGCTCGAGCAGCTCCTTCCCCTGCTGGGTGAGCCCTGGCGGCCGGAGTGGCAGACCATGGCGGGCCAGGGCTGGCCCGGCGCCCTCACCCTGGTGCTGCCCGCCTCCGGCCCCGTGGTGGAAGCCCTGAATCCGGGCAGCAACACCCTGGGTCTGCGGGTCCCCGCCTGTGCGCAGACCCGGGCCCTGCTCCGGCTGAGTGGCCCCCTGGCCACCACCAGCGCCAATCCCTCGGGCCGCCCCCCGGCCACCACGGCGGCAGAGGCGGCCGCCTGCTTTCCCCATCTGCCCCTGCTGGGCCCGCTGCCCTGGCCGCAGGCCGCAGGTGTGGCCAGCACGGTGCTGGCCTGGTCGGCCTCGGGTGCCTGGCAGGTGTTGCGTGCGGGCGCTGTGATGCCCCCAGGCATCGCTCCCTGA